A genome region from Populus alba chromosome 3, ASM523922v2, whole genome shotgun sequence includes the following:
- the LOC118028609 gene encoding potassium transporter 11 isoform X4: MELSMEMTPRVEVEEDSDNNKGSMWDLDQKLDQPMDEEAGRLRNMYREKKFSALLLLRLAFQSLGVVYGDLGTSPLYVFYNTFPHGINDSEDVIGALSLIIYSLTLIPLLKYVFIVCKANDNGQGGTFALYSLLCRHAKVRTIPNQHRTDEELTTYSRSTFNEQSFAATTKRWLERYAFRRNALLILVLVGTCMLIGDGILTPAISVLSASGGIKVNHPKLSSDVVIVVAVVILVGLFSMQHYGTDKVSWLFAPIVLLWFLLIGGIGLFNIWKYDTGVLKAFSPVYIYRYFRRGGRDSWTSLGGIMLSITGTEALFADLSHFPVSAVQIAFTLVVFPCLLLAYSGQAAYLMQNKEHVVDAFYRSIPDKIYWPVFIVATAAAVVASQATISATFSIIKQALALGCFPRVKVVHTSKKFLGQIYIPDINWILMILCICVTAGFKNQSQIGNAYGKFIEENDLWTAVVIVMLVTTLLMILIMLLVWRCHWILVLLFTGLSLVVECTYFSAVLFKINQGGWVPLVIAAAFLVIMYVWHYGTLKRYEFEMHSKVSMAWIVGLGPSLGLVRVPGIGLVYTELARGVPRIFSHFITNLPAIHSVVVFVCVKYLPVYTVPEEERFLVKRIGPKNFHMFRCVARYGYKDLHKKDEDFEKKLFDSLFLFVRLETMMEGCSDSDDYSLYGQQTERSREALLNDNGNTASSFADPTISSIDSIVQIKSPSHANFTSRSSDRTSSQAEVDQTEFLNNCRDAGVVHIMGNTVVRARRDSRFYKKIAVDYIYAFLRKICRENSVIFNVPHESLLNVGQIFYV; this comes from the exons ATGGAATTGAGTATGGAAATGACTCCAAGAGTAGAGGTTGAGGAAGACAGCGACAACAATAAAGGAAGTATGTGGGATTTGGATCAGAAACTTGATCAGCCCATGGATGAGGAAGCTGGAAGGCTCAGAAATATGTACAGGGAAAAG AAGTTCTCAGCCCTTTTGCTTCTGCGGCTTGCCTTCCAGAGTCTTGGAGTGGTTTATGGAGACTTGGGCACCTCTCCCTTGTACGTGTTCTACAATACGTTCCCTCATGGAATCAATGATTCAGAGGATGTGATTGGAGCTCTTTCACTGATCATATACTCGCTTACTCTTATCCCACTCCTTAAGTATGTCTTCATCGTGTGTAAAGCAAATGACAATGGCCAAG GTGGAACATTTGCCCTCTATTCGTTACTCTGCCGGCATGCTAAAGTTAGAACTATTCCAAATCAACACCGGACAGATGAAGAGCTGACAACATATAGCCGTTCCACTTTCAATGAGCAATCATTTGCTGCTACAACTAAGCGATGGTTGGAGAGATATGCATTCAGAAGGAATGCACTTCTTATTCTTGTCCTTGTTGGCACTTGTATGTTGATTGGTGATGGGATTCTCACTCCAGCAATATCTG TTCTTTCAGCTTCTGGCGGGATCAAGGTAAACCACCCCAAACTGAGTAGCG ATGTAGTCATAGTTGTTGCAGTTGTAATATTGGTGGGTTTGTTTAGCATGCAACACTATGGGACAGATAAAGTCAGCTGGCTCTTTGCCCCAATTGTGCTGCTTTGGTTTCTCTTAATTGGGGGTATCGGCCTGTTCAACATCTGGAAATATGATACTGGTGTTCTGAAAGCTTTTTCACCTGTATATATTTATCGGTATTTTAGAAGGGGAGGTAGAGATAGTTGGACTTCCCTGGGAGGGATTATGCTCAGTATAACTG GTACGGAGGCACTTTTTGCCGATCTATCCCATTTTCCAGTTTCAGCTGTACAGATTGCTTTTACTTTAGTTGTTTTCCCTTGTCTTCTTTTAGCATATTCTGGACAAGCCGCTTATCTTATGCAAAACAAGGAACATGTGGTTGATGCATTCTACCGTTCTATTCCAG ATAAAATATATTGGCCAGTGTTCATTGTCGCAACTGCAGCTGCTGTAGTTGCAAGTCAGGCTACCATATCTGCAACTTTTTCAATAATCAAGCAGGCTCTTGCACTTGGATGTTTTCCAAGAGTCAAAGTTGTACATACATCAAAAAAGTTCCTAGGCCAGATATATATTCCAGATATAAATTGGATCCTTATGATCCTTTGCATCTGCGTCACTGCTGGTTTCAAGAACCAAAGTCAAATCGGTAATGCTTATGGTAAGTTTATTGAAGAGAATGATTTAT GGACAGCTGTTGTGATAGTCATGCTGGTGACCACTTTGCTTATGATTCTAATCATGTTATTGGTGTGGCGCTGCCATTGGATTCTTGTCTTGCTGTTCACTGGCTTATCACTGGTTGTGGAATGCACCTACTTCTCTGCTGTACTCTTCAAGATTAACCAAGGCGGGTGGGTGCCCCTTGTGATTGCAGCTGCCTTTCTTGTCATCATGTATGTTTGGCATTATGGTACATTGAAACGTTACGAGTTTGAGATGCACAGTAAGGTTTCTATGGCGTGGATTGTAGGGCTTGGCCCCAGTTTAGGACTGGTGAGAGTCCCAGGGATTGGGCTTGTGTACACCGAGCTGGCAAGAGGGGTTCCCCGCATCTTCTCTCACTTCATTACAAATCTACCTGCCATACattctgttgttgtttttgtctgTGTGAAGTACCTCCCTGTCTACACGGTCCCTGAAGAAGAGAGATTCCTTGTCAAGCGGATTGGACCAAAGAATTTTCACATGTTTCGTTGTGTTGCAAGGTATGGATATAAAGACCTTCACAAGAAGGATGAAGATTTTGAGAAAAAACTCTTTGATAGCCTCTTCTTGTTTGTCCGGCTTGAGACTATGATGGAAGGATGTTCAGATTCAGACGATTATAGTTTATATGGACAGCAAACTGAGCGGTCGAGAGAAGCCCTTTTGAATGATAATGGAAACACTGCTTCCTCGTTTGCTGATCCCACTATTTCATCCATTGACTCGATCGTGCAGATCAAATCTCCATCACATGCAAATTTTACCAGTAGGTCGTCCGACCGAACTAGCAGCCAGGCGGAGGTTGACCAGACTGAATTTTTGAATAATTGTAGGGATGCTGGGGTGGTGCACATAATGGGGAATACGGTGGTGAGAGCTAGGAGGGATTCAAGATTCTACAAGAAGATAGCTGttgattatatatatgcatttcttagaaaaatttGTAGGGAAAACAGTGTGATTTTTAATGTTCCTCATGAGAGTCTCTTGAACGTCGGACAGATATTctatgtataa
- the LOC118028609 gene encoding potassium transporter 11 isoform X2, with amino-acid sequence MELSMEMTPRVEVEEDSDNNKGSMWDLDQKLDQPMDEEAGRLRNMYREKFSALLLLRLAFQSLGVVYGDLGTSPLYVFYNTFPHGINDSEDVIGALSLIIYSLTLIPLLKYVFIVCKANDNGQGGTFALYSLLCRHAKVRTIPNQHRTDEELTTYSRSTFNEQSFAATTKRWLERYAFRRNALLILVLVGTCMLIGDGILTPAISVLSASGGIKVNHPKLSSDVVIVVAVVILVGLFSMQHYGTDKVSWLFAPIVLLWFLLIGGIGLFNIWKYDTGVLKAFSPVYIYRYFRRGGRDSWTSLGGIMLSITGTEALFADLSHFPVSAVQIAFTLVVFPCLLLAYSGQAAYLMQNKEHVVDAFYRSIPDKIYWPVFIVATAAAVVASQATISATFSIIKQALALGCFPRVKVVHTSKKFLGQIYIPDINWILMILCICVTAGFKNQSQIGNAYGTAVVIVMLVTTLLMILIMLLVWRCHWILVLLFTGLSLVVECTYFSAVLFKINQGGWVPLVIAAAFLVIMYVWHYGTLKRYEFEMHSKVSMAWIVGLGPSLGLVRVPGIGLVYTELARGVPRIFSHFITNLPAIHSVVVFVCVKYLPVYTVPEEERFLVKRIGPKNFHMFRCVARYGYKDLHKKDEDFEKKLFDSLFLFVRLETMMEGCSDSDDYSLYGQQTERSREALLNDNGNTASSFADPTISSIDSIVQIKSPSHANFTSRSSDRTSSQAEVDQTEFLNNCRDAGVVHIMGNTVVRARRDSRFYKKIAVDYIYAFLRKICRENSVIFNVPHESLLNVGQIFYV; translated from the exons ATGGAATTGAGTATGGAAATGACTCCAAGAGTAGAGGTTGAGGAAGACAGCGACAACAATAAAGGAAGTATGTGGGATTTGGATCAGAAACTTGATCAGCCCATGGATGAGGAAGCTGGAAGGCTCAGAAATATGTACAGGGAAAAG TTCTCAGCCCTTTTGCTTCTGCGGCTTGCCTTCCAGAGTCTTGGAGTGGTTTATGGAGACTTGGGCACCTCTCCCTTGTACGTGTTCTACAATACGTTCCCTCATGGAATCAATGATTCAGAGGATGTGATTGGAGCTCTTTCACTGATCATATACTCGCTTACTCTTATCCCACTCCTTAAGTATGTCTTCATCGTGTGTAAAGCAAATGACAATGGCCAAG GTGGAACATTTGCCCTCTATTCGTTACTCTGCCGGCATGCTAAAGTTAGAACTATTCCAAATCAACACCGGACAGATGAAGAGCTGACAACATATAGCCGTTCCACTTTCAATGAGCAATCATTTGCTGCTACAACTAAGCGATGGTTGGAGAGATATGCATTCAGAAGGAATGCACTTCTTATTCTTGTCCTTGTTGGCACTTGTATGTTGATTGGTGATGGGATTCTCACTCCAGCAATATCTG TTCTTTCAGCTTCTGGCGGGATCAAGGTAAACCACCCCAAACTGAGTAGCG ATGTAGTCATAGTTGTTGCAGTTGTAATATTGGTGGGTTTGTTTAGCATGCAACACTATGGGACAGATAAAGTCAGCTGGCTCTTTGCCCCAATTGTGCTGCTTTGGTTTCTCTTAATTGGGGGTATCGGCCTGTTCAACATCTGGAAATATGATACTGGTGTTCTGAAAGCTTTTTCACCTGTATATATTTATCGGTATTTTAGAAGGGGAGGTAGAGATAGTTGGACTTCCCTGGGAGGGATTATGCTCAGTATAACTG GTACGGAGGCACTTTTTGCCGATCTATCCCATTTTCCAGTTTCAGCTGTACAGATTGCTTTTACTTTAGTTGTTTTCCCTTGTCTTCTTTTAGCATATTCTGGACAAGCCGCTTATCTTATGCAAAACAAGGAACATGTGGTTGATGCATTCTACCGTTCTATTCCAG ATAAAATATATTGGCCAGTGTTCATTGTCGCAACTGCAGCTGCTGTAGTTGCAAGTCAGGCTACCATATCTGCAACTTTTTCAATAATCAAGCAGGCTCTTGCACTTGGATGTTTTCCAAGAGTCAAAGTTGTACATACATCAAAAAAGTTCCTAGGCCAGATATATATTCCAGATATAAATTGGATCCTTATGATCCTTTGCATCTGCGTCACTGCTGGTTTCAAGAACCAAAGTCAAATCGGTAATGCTTATG GGACAGCTGTTGTGATAGTCATGCTGGTGACCACTTTGCTTATGATTCTAATCATGTTATTGGTGTGGCGCTGCCATTGGATTCTTGTCTTGCTGTTCACTGGCTTATCACTGGTTGTGGAATGCACCTACTTCTCTGCTGTACTCTTCAAGATTAACCAAGGCGGGTGGGTGCCCCTTGTGATTGCAGCTGCCTTTCTTGTCATCATGTATGTTTGGCATTATGGTACATTGAAACGTTACGAGTTTGAGATGCACAGTAAGGTTTCTATGGCGTGGATTGTAGGGCTTGGCCCCAGTTTAGGACTGGTGAGAGTCCCAGGGATTGGGCTTGTGTACACCGAGCTGGCAAGAGGGGTTCCCCGCATCTTCTCTCACTTCATTACAAATCTACCTGCCATACattctgttgttgtttttgtctgTGTGAAGTACCTCCCTGTCTACACGGTCCCTGAAGAAGAGAGATTCCTTGTCAAGCGGATTGGACCAAAGAATTTTCACATGTTTCGTTGTGTTGCAAGGTATGGATATAAAGACCTTCACAAGAAGGATGAAGATTTTGAGAAAAAACTCTTTGATAGCCTCTTCTTGTTTGTCCGGCTTGAGACTATGATGGAAGGATGTTCAGATTCAGACGATTATAGTTTATATGGACAGCAAACTGAGCGGTCGAGAGAAGCCCTTTTGAATGATAATGGAAACACTGCTTCCTCGTTTGCTGATCCCACTATTTCATCCATTGACTCGATCGTGCAGATCAAATCTCCATCACATGCAAATTTTACCAGTAGGTCGTCCGACCGAACTAGCAGCCAGGCGGAGGTTGACCAGACTGAATTTTTGAATAATTGTAGGGATGCTGGGGTGGTGCACATAATGGGGAATACGGTGGTGAGAGCTAGGAGGGATTCAAGATTCTACAAGAAGATAGCTGttgattatatatatgcatttcttagaaaaatttGTAGGGAAAACAGTGTGATTTTTAATGTTCCTCATGAGAGTCTCTTGAACGTCGGACAGATATTctatgtataa
- the LOC118028609 gene encoding potassium transporter 11 isoform X1, giving the protein MELSMEMTPRVEVEEDSDNNKGSMWDLDQKLDQPMDEEAGRLRNMYREKKFSALLLLRLAFQSLGVVYGDLGTSPLYVFYNTFPHGINDSEDVIGALSLIIYSLTLIPLLKYVFIVCKANDNGQGGTFALYSLLCRHAKVRTIPNQHRTDEELTTYSRSTFNEQSFAATTKRWLERYAFRRNALLILVLVGTCMLIGDGILTPAISVLSASGGIKVNHPKLSSDVVIVVAVVILVGLFSMQHYGTDKVSWLFAPIVLLWFLLIGGIGLFNIWKYDTGVLKAFSPVYIYRYFRRGGRDSWTSLGGIMLSITGTEALFADLSHFPVSAVQIAFTLVVFPCLLLAYSGQAAYLMQNKEHVVDAFYRSIPDKIYWPVFIVATAAAVVASQATISATFSIIKQALALGCFPRVKVVHTSKKFLGQIYIPDINWILMILCICVTAGFKNQSQIGNAYGTAVVIVMLVTTLLMILIMLLVWRCHWILVLLFTGLSLVVECTYFSAVLFKINQGGWVPLVIAAAFLVIMYVWHYGTLKRYEFEMHSKVSMAWIVGLGPSLGLVRVPGIGLVYTELARGVPRIFSHFITNLPAIHSVVVFVCVKYLPVYTVPEEERFLVKRIGPKNFHMFRCVARYGYKDLHKKDEDFEKKLFDSLFLFVRLETMMEGCSDSDDYSLYGQQTERSREALLNDNGNTASSFADPTISSIDSIVQIKSPSHANFTSRSSDRTSSQAEVDQTEFLNNCRDAGVVHIMGNTVVRARRDSRFYKKIAVDYIYAFLRKICRENSVIFNVPHESLLNVGQIFYV; this is encoded by the exons ATGGAATTGAGTATGGAAATGACTCCAAGAGTAGAGGTTGAGGAAGACAGCGACAACAATAAAGGAAGTATGTGGGATTTGGATCAGAAACTTGATCAGCCCATGGATGAGGAAGCTGGAAGGCTCAGAAATATGTACAGGGAAAAG AAGTTCTCAGCCCTTTTGCTTCTGCGGCTTGCCTTCCAGAGTCTTGGAGTGGTTTATGGAGACTTGGGCACCTCTCCCTTGTACGTGTTCTACAATACGTTCCCTCATGGAATCAATGATTCAGAGGATGTGATTGGAGCTCTTTCACTGATCATATACTCGCTTACTCTTATCCCACTCCTTAAGTATGTCTTCATCGTGTGTAAAGCAAATGACAATGGCCAAG GTGGAACATTTGCCCTCTATTCGTTACTCTGCCGGCATGCTAAAGTTAGAACTATTCCAAATCAACACCGGACAGATGAAGAGCTGACAACATATAGCCGTTCCACTTTCAATGAGCAATCATTTGCTGCTACAACTAAGCGATGGTTGGAGAGATATGCATTCAGAAGGAATGCACTTCTTATTCTTGTCCTTGTTGGCACTTGTATGTTGATTGGTGATGGGATTCTCACTCCAGCAATATCTG TTCTTTCAGCTTCTGGCGGGATCAAGGTAAACCACCCCAAACTGAGTAGCG ATGTAGTCATAGTTGTTGCAGTTGTAATATTGGTGGGTTTGTTTAGCATGCAACACTATGGGACAGATAAAGTCAGCTGGCTCTTTGCCCCAATTGTGCTGCTTTGGTTTCTCTTAATTGGGGGTATCGGCCTGTTCAACATCTGGAAATATGATACTGGTGTTCTGAAAGCTTTTTCACCTGTATATATTTATCGGTATTTTAGAAGGGGAGGTAGAGATAGTTGGACTTCCCTGGGAGGGATTATGCTCAGTATAACTG GTACGGAGGCACTTTTTGCCGATCTATCCCATTTTCCAGTTTCAGCTGTACAGATTGCTTTTACTTTAGTTGTTTTCCCTTGTCTTCTTTTAGCATATTCTGGACAAGCCGCTTATCTTATGCAAAACAAGGAACATGTGGTTGATGCATTCTACCGTTCTATTCCAG ATAAAATATATTGGCCAGTGTTCATTGTCGCAACTGCAGCTGCTGTAGTTGCAAGTCAGGCTACCATATCTGCAACTTTTTCAATAATCAAGCAGGCTCTTGCACTTGGATGTTTTCCAAGAGTCAAAGTTGTACATACATCAAAAAAGTTCCTAGGCCAGATATATATTCCAGATATAAATTGGATCCTTATGATCCTTTGCATCTGCGTCACTGCTGGTTTCAAGAACCAAAGTCAAATCGGTAATGCTTATG GGACAGCTGTTGTGATAGTCATGCTGGTGACCACTTTGCTTATGATTCTAATCATGTTATTGGTGTGGCGCTGCCATTGGATTCTTGTCTTGCTGTTCACTGGCTTATCACTGGTTGTGGAATGCACCTACTTCTCTGCTGTACTCTTCAAGATTAACCAAGGCGGGTGGGTGCCCCTTGTGATTGCAGCTGCCTTTCTTGTCATCATGTATGTTTGGCATTATGGTACATTGAAACGTTACGAGTTTGAGATGCACAGTAAGGTTTCTATGGCGTGGATTGTAGGGCTTGGCCCCAGTTTAGGACTGGTGAGAGTCCCAGGGATTGGGCTTGTGTACACCGAGCTGGCAAGAGGGGTTCCCCGCATCTTCTCTCACTTCATTACAAATCTACCTGCCATACattctgttgttgtttttgtctgTGTGAAGTACCTCCCTGTCTACACGGTCCCTGAAGAAGAGAGATTCCTTGTCAAGCGGATTGGACCAAAGAATTTTCACATGTTTCGTTGTGTTGCAAGGTATGGATATAAAGACCTTCACAAGAAGGATGAAGATTTTGAGAAAAAACTCTTTGATAGCCTCTTCTTGTTTGTCCGGCTTGAGACTATGATGGAAGGATGTTCAGATTCAGACGATTATAGTTTATATGGACAGCAAACTGAGCGGTCGAGAGAAGCCCTTTTGAATGATAATGGAAACACTGCTTCCTCGTTTGCTGATCCCACTATTTCATCCATTGACTCGATCGTGCAGATCAAATCTCCATCACATGCAAATTTTACCAGTAGGTCGTCCGACCGAACTAGCAGCCAGGCGGAGGTTGACCAGACTGAATTTTTGAATAATTGTAGGGATGCTGGGGTGGTGCACATAATGGGGAATACGGTGGTGAGAGCTAGGAGGGATTCAAGATTCTACAAGAAGATAGCTGttgattatatatatgcatttcttagaaaaatttGTAGGGAAAACAGTGTGATTTTTAATGTTCCTCATGAGAGTCTCTTGAACGTCGGACAGATATTctatgtataa
- the LOC118028609 gene encoding potassium transporter 10 isoform X3: MELSMEMTPRVEVEEDSDNNKGSMWDLDQKLDQPMDEEAGRLRNMYREKKFSALLLLRLAFQSLGVVYGDLGTSPLYVFYNTFPHGINDSEDVIGALSLIIYSLTLIPLLKYVFIVCKANDNGQGGTFALYSLLCRHAKVRTIPNQHRTDEELTTYSRSTFNEQSFAATTKRWLERYAFRRNALLILVLVGTCMLIGDGILTPAISVLSASGGIKVNHPKLSSDVVIVVAVVILVGLFSMQHYGTDKVSWLFAPIVLLWFLLIGGIGLFNIWKYDTGVLKAFSPVYIYRYFRRGGRDSWTSLGGIMLSITAYSGQAAYLMQNKEHVVDAFYRSIPDKIYWPVFIVATAAAVVASQATISATFSIIKQALALGCFPRVKVVHTSKKFLGQIYIPDINWILMILCICVTAGFKNQSQIGNAYGTAVVIVMLVTTLLMILIMLLVWRCHWILVLLFTGLSLVVECTYFSAVLFKINQGGWVPLVIAAAFLVIMYVWHYGTLKRYEFEMHSKVSMAWIVGLGPSLGLVRVPGIGLVYTELARGVPRIFSHFITNLPAIHSVVVFVCVKYLPVYTVPEEERFLVKRIGPKNFHMFRCVARYGYKDLHKKDEDFEKKLFDSLFLFVRLETMMEGCSDSDDYSLYGQQTERSREALLNDNGNTASSFADPTISSIDSIVQIKSPSHANFTSRSSDRTSSQAEVDQTEFLNNCRDAGVVHIMGNTVVRARRDSRFYKKIAVDYIYAFLRKICRENSVIFNVPHESLLNVGQIFYV, from the exons ATGGAATTGAGTATGGAAATGACTCCAAGAGTAGAGGTTGAGGAAGACAGCGACAACAATAAAGGAAGTATGTGGGATTTGGATCAGAAACTTGATCAGCCCATGGATGAGGAAGCTGGAAGGCTCAGAAATATGTACAGGGAAAAG AAGTTCTCAGCCCTTTTGCTTCTGCGGCTTGCCTTCCAGAGTCTTGGAGTGGTTTATGGAGACTTGGGCACCTCTCCCTTGTACGTGTTCTACAATACGTTCCCTCATGGAATCAATGATTCAGAGGATGTGATTGGAGCTCTTTCACTGATCATATACTCGCTTACTCTTATCCCACTCCTTAAGTATGTCTTCATCGTGTGTAAAGCAAATGACAATGGCCAAG GTGGAACATTTGCCCTCTATTCGTTACTCTGCCGGCATGCTAAAGTTAGAACTATTCCAAATCAACACCGGACAGATGAAGAGCTGACAACATATAGCCGTTCCACTTTCAATGAGCAATCATTTGCTGCTACAACTAAGCGATGGTTGGAGAGATATGCATTCAGAAGGAATGCACTTCTTATTCTTGTCCTTGTTGGCACTTGTATGTTGATTGGTGATGGGATTCTCACTCCAGCAATATCTG TTCTTTCAGCTTCTGGCGGGATCAAGGTAAACCACCCCAAACTGAGTAGCG ATGTAGTCATAGTTGTTGCAGTTGTAATATTGGTGGGTTTGTTTAGCATGCAACACTATGGGACAGATAAAGTCAGCTGGCTCTTTGCCCCAATTGTGCTGCTTTGGTTTCTCTTAATTGGGGGTATCGGCCTGTTCAACATCTGGAAATATGATACTGGTGTTCTGAAAGCTTTTTCACCTGTATATATTTATCGGTATTTTAGAAGGGGAGGTAGAGATAGTTGGACTTCCCTGGGAGGGATTATGCTCAGTATAACTG CATATTCTGGACAAGCCGCTTATCTTATGCAAAACAAGGAACATGTGGTTGATGCATTCTACCGTTCTATTCCAG ATAAAATATATTGGCCAGTGTTCATTGTCGCAACTGCAGCTGCTGTAGTTGCAAGTCAGGCTACCATATCTGCAACTTTTTCAATAATCAAGCAGGCTCTTGCACTTGGATGTTTTCCAAGAGTCAAAGTTGTACATACATCAAAAAAGTTCCTAGGCCAGATATATATTCCAGATATAAATTGGATCCTTATGATCCTTTGCATCTGCGTCACTGCTGGTTTCAAGAACCAAAGTCAAATCGGTAATGCTTATG GGACAGCTGTTGTGATAGTCATGCTGGTGACCACTTTGCTTATGATTCTAATCATGTTATTGGTGTGGCGCTGCCATTGGATTCTTGTCTTGCTGTTCACTGGCTTATCACTGGTTGTGGAATGCACCTACTTCTCTGCTGTACTCTTCAAGATTAACCAAGGCGGGTGGGTGCCCCTTGTGATTGCAGCTGCCTTTCTTGTCATCATGTATGTTTGGCATTATGGTACATTGAAACGTTACGAGTTTGAGATGCACAGTAAGGTTTCTATGGCGTGGATTGTAGGGCTTGGCCCCAGTTTAGGACTGGTGAGAGTCCCAGGGATTGGGCTTGTGTACACCGAGCTGGCAAGAGGGGTTCCCCGCATCTTCTCTCACTTCATTACAAATCTACCTGCCATACattctgttgttgtttttgtctgTGTGAAGTACCTCCCTGTCTACACGGTCCCTGAAGAAGAGAGATTCCTTGTCAAGCGGATTGGACCAAAGAATTTTCACATGTTTCGTTGTGTTGCAAGGTATGGATATAAAGACCTTCACAAGAAGGATGAAGATTTTGAGAAAAAACTCTTTGATAGCCTCTTCTTGTTTGTCCGGCTTGAGACTATGATGGAAGGATGTTCAGATTCAGACGATTATAGTTTATATGGACAGCAAACTGAGCGGTCGAGAGAAGCCCTTTTGAATGATAATGGAAACACTGCTTCCTCGTTTGCTGATCCCACTATTTCATCCATTGACTCGATCGTGCAGATCAAATCTCCATCACATGCAAATTTTACCAGTAGGTCGTCCGACCGAACTAGCAGCCAGGCGGAGGTTGACCAGACTGAATTTTTGAATAATTGTAGGGATGCTGGGGTGGTGCACATAATGGGGAATACGGTGGTGAGAGCTAGGAGGGATTCAAGATTCTACAAGAAGATAGCTGttgattatatatatgcatttcttagaaaaatttGTAGGGAAAACAGTGTGATTTTTAATGTTCCTCATGAGAGTCTCTTGAACGTCGGACAGATATTctatgtataa